The Cellulosilyticum sp. I15G10I2 genome contains the following window.
TAAACACTTCTAAAAACTCCCGCCACTCACTCATGTTATAGGCAACTACTATTAAGATGGCTGCAAGTGCTGTTAAAGGAATCATTTTAGCGAGAGGCATAAATACAACCATGATCAGTAACAATGTAATGGCATGAACCATACCTGCCACTGGCGTTCTGCCACCATTTTTAATATTAGCAATGGTTCTGGCTATGGCTCCGGTTGCAGGTATTCCCCCAAATAACCCAGAGGCTATATTGGCAATACCCTGAGCAACGAGTTCCATATTAGACCGATGCTTGCTCCCTATCATGCCATCTGCTACTACGGCTGAAAGCAATGATTCAATAGACCCCAAAATCGCTATTGTAAACGCCGGTGCAATAAGTAGTTTTATTTGTTCTATTGTAATCTCAGGTATGCTAATAGAAGGCAGGTCCGATGACAACTCACCAAATTGACTTCCGATAGTAGCTACATCCATATTCAACAATTTTACAAGTACTGACGTAATGATAAGCGCAACTAAAGCACCCGGAATTTTCCGCGTGACTTTTGGCCAGAAAATAATAATCCCAAGAGCTAATAGACCAATAAGGGTTGTTTGAATATTTATAGTAGAAAAAGTCTGTATATACCTCTCCCACTTATCTAGAAATTCTACAGGAACCTCCGCAATGTTTAATCCAAGAAAATCTTTAATCTGAGAAGTAAAAATAACCACAGCAATACCGCTGGTAAACCCGGTTGTTATTGGATACGGGATAAACTTAATAATACTGCCGAGTCTCAGTACGCCCATCAAAATCATGATGATGCCTGCTAATATTGTGGCAATAATAAGACCATTAAAGCCAAACTGAGTAACAATCCCATAAACAATAACCATAAAAGCCCCTGTGGGTCCCCCTATTTGCACCCGGCTTCCGCCCAAAAACGATATTAAAAAACCTGCTATGATTGCCGTGTGCAGTCCTTTTTCCGGTGATACGCCAGATGCGATCGCTAAAGCTATTGATAAAGGCAGTGCAATGATAGCGACAATAATCCCCGCCGTAATATCTTTAAAAAACTGTTCTTTTGAGTAACCCTTTAAGGTCGATAAGAATTTAGGTTTCAGTGTATGTAACATACTATTCGCTTCCTTTTAGTAATTTTTGTATTCTGTATACAATACACTTATTATACGCCTCTAAATTCTTATTATCAATTCTCTCTAAAAAATTATTATGGGTAAACAGCTTACGTATTTTTCCGTTTCAACTACTAGAAATCCGAACATTTTTGTTGACATAAAGAAAAACATTCGGTATATTATAATTGACATTTATCATTCATATACTATATTTCGTATAATTTTGACAATATGGGTCAAAAGTTTCTACCTGCAAACCGTAAAATTGCAGACTACGAGGTTTATAATAAATTTTTAATAAAACTCCTCGTACTTATAGTGTTTTGAAATTAGTATTTTGGAATTAGTATGTCAATCATATTACTTGAGGAGTGAACAAAAATGGAAAAAGGAAGTATTTATGAACTTGATGGAGGAGTACCATTAAAGCAAGCGATCCCTTTAGGATTACAACATGTGCTTGCTATGTTTGTAGGGAATGTATCACCATTAATTATTGTTGCCGGGCTACTCAATATGCCGTCAGAACAAAAGACAATGCTTATTCAAAATGCTATGTTTATAGCGGGCCTTATAACCCTGATTCAACTCTATCCAATTGGGAGAGTGGGATCTAGGCTACCAATAGTTATGGGAACAAGCTCTGGATTTGTACCAACGATAAGGGCCGCAGCTGGTATCTATGGCTATGGCGCAGTTTTAGGAGCTAGTTTAGTAGGTGGACTTTTTGAGAGTATATTAGGGTTCTTTATTAAACCGCTTAGAAAGATTTTTCCACCCATTGTAACAGGAACAGTGGTTATTTCAATTGGACTCTCACTTATACCTATAGGGATAACATATTTTGCTGGGGGCTTTGGAGCTTCTGATTTTGGTTCAGTAAGCAATTTATTCTTAGGCAGCGTTGTTATTGTGGTTATATTGTTTTGCATGCAATTTACAAAAGGTTTTTTTAAGGTTTCAGCTGTATTAACAGGCATCGTTGCAGGCTACATCCTTGCAATATTGATGGGTAAAGTAGACTTCACACCTATTGCCCAAGCTGACTGGTTTAGCTTGCCTAAGGCTTTTATGTATAAAATGGAATTTAAAATCGGCGCGATCATACCGATGTGCATTATGTACATAGCTACTACTGTTGAAACAATTGGAGATATTTCTGCAGTAACTGCAGGTGGATTAAATAGAGAAGCTACAGACCGAGAACTCGCAGGTGGTGTACTTGCAGATGGTGTTGGCAGTATGATTGCCGCATTCTTTGGTGTATTACCCAATACATCATTTAGTCAAAATGTAGGACTCATCGGTATGACCAAAGTAGTTAATAGATTTTCAATTATGACAGGTGCAGTTATCTTGATCTTAGCAGGATTTTTTCCTAAATTAGGGGGTATCATCTCTGCTGTACCTCAATCAGTACTTGGCGGCGCAACAATTATTATGTTTTCAATGATTGCAATAAGTGGTATGCAATTAATATTTAAGCAAAATATGTATGGAAGAAATGCTGTAATTGTTGCAGTCGCTTTAGGCTTAGGTTTAGGCCTTGGTTCTACCCCTGATGCGCTTCAACATTTACCTGAATGGACAAAACTTGTTTTTGCACAAAATGGTATTGTAGTAGCATTTATTGTAGCAGTTATCTTAAACCTCATATTACCGCAAGATAAAAAGGAAAAGGCTGAAGAAGGAATTGCCTTCCATTGAGTTTTAACTCACGGAAGGCAATTTCTTCTCATGCAAACTAAAAGGTAAGGAAGGAGCTTGAATGTGTTTTCATTAAAAGAATACATTACCGCAAAAAGTCTGCAAGAAGCTTATGAACTACTTAATAAAAATAAGAATAATGTTGTATTAGGTGGTCTTCTATGGCTCAAAATGGGAAACAAAAACTATAATATGGGTATAGACTTGTCTCAGCTAGGTCTTGATACTATTATAGAAAATGAATCTCAAATTGAGATTGGTTGTATGACAACCCTCAGACAAATTGAAACAAGCAGTGTACTGAATACGTACTTTGATGGGATAGTCGCTGGATCGGTTAAAGATATTGTTGGGGTGCAGTTTAGAAACTGTGCAACAATGGGCGGCAGCGTCTATTCAAGATTTGGGTTTTCTGATCTATTAACCGCACTGCTGGCGCTTGATACTTATGTTCATATGCACGCGGGAGGTACTATTCCTCTCGAAAAATTTATAAATATGCCTTATCAAAAAGATATTTTAGTAAAAATAGTAATTAAAAAAAATGGATGTCAAGCAAGTTATAACAGTCATAGAATGACTGCAACGGATTTTCCGATATTAGCTGTTGCTATTAGTAGATGTGCCACCAACTGGAAGATAGCTGTTGGTGCAAGGCCTAACAAGGCTGCTTTAGCTACCCGGGCCTCTACGTTACTGCCACAAAATCCAACAAAAGAGGACATAGAATCTGCATGTGAAGCAGTGACCCATGAACTTAATTTTGGAACAAACCTAAGAGGATCAGCTGCGTATAGAAAACAACTCGCAAAGGTCCTTGTTAAGAGAGGGGTAGAAGAGATTTGCAGATAAAATGTTATATCAACAATAGACTATTTAATGAAAATATTGAACCGGACATGCTTCTCATAGATTTTCTACGCCATGTAGGGTTTTTGAGTGTTAAACGTGGCTGTGATACGGCAAACTGTGGTTTATGTACGGTTTGGGTTAATGAAAAACCAGTCCTGTCCTGTTCCGTTTTGGCAGCAAGTGTGAGTGGGAAGCGCATCACCACGCTTGAAGGCGTAGAAGATGAAGCTATAGCGTTTGGTCAGTTTATAGCAAATGAAGGTGCAGAACAATGTGGTTATTGCAGCCCAGGGTTTATCATGAATGTACTTGCTATGAAAAGAGAGCTTAAAGAGCCAACAGAAGAAGCAATCAAACACTATCTTTCTGGTAATTTGTGCCGTTGTACAGGTTATATGGGCCAATTAAGAGCTATTAAGAAATTTTTACAACACGGAAGGGATGGTGCATAAATGAAAGTCGTGAATCAAAGTATTACGAAGTTAGATGCTATGGCCTTAGTTACAGGCAAACCAGTTTATACGAATGATATTGCACCCAAAAACTGTTTGATTGTAAAAGTACTTAGAAGTCCTCATGCCTACGCGAAAATACTCAATATAAAAACAGATACAGCCCTTAAAGTTCCCGGAATAGAATGTATTTTAACTTATAAAGATGTGCCAAATAAGCGCTTTACAATGGCAGGACAATCTTACCCAGAGCCCAGTCCCTATGACAGACTAATACTCGATCAATATGTAAGATATGTGGGTGACCCTGTAGCAATCGTTGCCGGCGACAATGAAAAAGCGGTCAAAAAGGCATTAAGGCTCATTAAAGTCGAATACGAGGTGTTTAAACCAGTATTAGATCCAGAAGAAGCTATAGATAATAGCACTGTCATTCATACAGAAGATGATTATCACGTTAATTATGATATGGGTAATGATGTTAAAAGAAATCTATGTTGTTCTGGTGGTTTTGAAAGCGGCAATGTAGACGCAGAGTTTGAAAAATGTGATGTGATTGTAGATGAAGTCTATCATACTAAGGCTAATAACCAAGCCATGATGGAGACCTTTGCTACCTATACCCATATGGATTATAACGGTAGATTAAATATTATAAGTTCTACTCAAATACCTTTCCATGTAAGAAGAATAGCTGCAAGAGCACTAGATATTCCAAAAACAAAAGTCCGGGTTATTAAGCCAAGAATAGGTGGAGGATTTGGTGCCAAACAGACCGTGGTAAGTGAACTTTTCCCAAGCCTCGTAACACTAAAAACAGGCAAGCCTGCTAAAATGATATTTGATAGGTATGAGACCTTTGCTGCATCAACAAGCCGACACGAAATGAAAATACGGGCTAAAGTGGGTGCAGATAGAGACGGAAATATTAAGGCTATCCATATAACTACTCTCTCAAATACAGGCGCCTACGGCGAACACGGCCCTACTACTGTTGGTCTATCGGGGCATAAAACAATGTCTTTATACAATAAAGCTGCCGCCTTTAAGTTTGAGTTTAATGTGGTTTATACCAATACGATGTCAGCAGGGGCATTTCGTGGTTATGGGGCAACTCAAGGTACATTTGCACTAGAGTCAGCCATTAATGAACTCGCAGCCAAATTAGATATGGATCCAATCGCTCTCCGGCAAAAAAACTTGCTTGAAGAGGGAGAAGTTCTAACGGCATATCACGGAGAAACCTTAAGAAGCTGCACGCTTAATCGTTGTATCAATAAGGGTAAGGAACTTATTAAATGGGATGAAAAATACCCCTATAAAAAAATAAGTGATCATAAAGTAAGGGCCGTTGGCACTGCAATAACTATGCAAGGCTCAGGTATAGCAGGTCTTGATATTGCATCGGTTCAAATAAGATTAAATGATGATGGCTTTTACACATTACTTATTGGTGCCACTGATATGGGTACAGGCTGTGATACAATACTTGGACAAATGGCCGCAGAGTGCCTGGAATGTGATATGGATAAAATCGTTGTAAATGGTGTTGATACCGATCAATCTCCCTACGATACAGGCTCCTATGCTTCAAGTACCACCTATGTAACAGGTATGTCTGTTATTAAGGCCTGCGAAAAGCTCAAGGAACAAATGCTTACTGAGGCCTCAAAGATCTTGAAAGTTGAAAAGGACACCTTAGAGTTTGATGGACAGAAAATATATAATGAAGAGAAAAGCATTACACTAGATAGGTTGGCCCAGGAACTCGTTGTTGGCGATGGTAATTATTTAATGGTAACCGCCTCCCACTCAAGCCCCTATTCACCGCCTCCATTTATGGCAGGTTTTGTTGAAATTGAATTAGACACAGAAACTGGCAAAATAGATATTATAGATTATTTCGGTATTGTAGATTGCGGCACTCCTATTAATCCAAAACTTGCTAGAATACAAGTGGAAGGTGGTATAGTACAAGGTATTGGCATGGCGTTATATGAGGATATTACTTATACTCCCTCAGGTAAAATGAAAAATAATTCATTTATGCAGTATAAAATACCATCAAGACGCGATGTAGGCAACATTCAAGTAGCATTTGAAAGCAGCTTCGAACCTACAGGACCTTTTGGCGCAAAATCTATCGGAGAGGTTGTTATTAATACACCCCCACCAGCAATCGCCCATGCAGTCTCTAATGCCGCCGGTGTAAATATACGAAGTCTGCCTATTACCTCTGAAAAGATATTAAAAGAGATAATGGCCAAATACTAAAAGAGGTACAATATTATGATTAACGCCATCATAATGGCATCGGGTTATTCAAGTCGCATGAAGCAAAATAAACTACTTTTAGAATACAGAGGAAAAACACTTATTCAGCAAACCGTTGATACGATTTTAAAGTGTAATTTTTCTCAGGTTATTTTGGTTGTCAGAAATAACGAACTTCTGCAACTTAAAACTAACAACAGCTTAAAAGTAATTGAAAATAAAAATGCCTATAGAGGCATTAGTGAATCTATTAAGCTCGGACTAAAATATGCTGATGATTGTGATGGCTATATGTTTTTTACTATAGACCAACCACTACTTGACCCCATTATAATTAACAAACTAGTACACTCCTTTGATGAAGATCAACATGCTATTGTAGTCCCCCGTTATAGGGGCAAAAGGGGTAGCCCTGTTATATTCCCTAAAAGATTCAAACAAGAGTTGATGGATTTAGAAGGAGATACAGGGGGAAAAATAATCATAAATAGATACTTAGAGCAAGTACGGTTTGTAGAAATTAATGATGAGAAAAGCTTATTTGATGTGGATACACAGGAAGATTATAAAAAGCTTTTACAATGGGACGATTCCCAATAAGATGCTTTACCGCTTCTTATCACCCGTAATATGTCTTAATATAAGCAGCCCTTGCATCATCTTAGGAAATCCACATGTTGGTGCCACGAGGAGTATAGCGTGTTCTATTTCCTCTTTTGTACAGCCGCTCTTTAGAGCTTTTAGAATATGTGTTCTTAGGGCATATTCATACTGAGAGCTTGTAGATAGAGCTATTTTAATAAGCCAACGTGTTTTTGCGTCTATGGGGCCACCTTTTTCATGAACTAATCCTCCAAATTTTTCATACGCCTCATAGATTTCACCATGATTTTCAGTTAAATATTTAAGATTTTTTTCAATAACATCCAGATTATCGAAATAGTCGTTCATTGTATCTCCACCTTATATTATAATAGTATAGCGTCTATTATAACCAAAAAGATTTCTTGTTAAACTGCGTATATTATAATCAATATTTTAGTATAAATTAAATAGAGGTTAATCATCTAAAGGTCCGCATGCAGGTTTCAGGATTCTCCAGTTGCTCACTTCCATATTTCTAAAAATCTAAGCACTTCTTGCAAATGAACGCCGCAAACTCGCATACGCTCAAACAGTGCGAGCTAACTGCCATTTGCAAAAACTGCTAAGATTTTCTTTACGAAATATTCCAGAGGCACCTTCCGAATCCTGAAACCTGCACGCTACCTATAGGAATACTTTAATACACATGAACTATTGTAGAAACTTCAGTCTGAATAGATTTAATATCTTCACAAGCACCGAATATAAATTATAAGAAATGAGAAAGGAAAACAAGTATGAAAAATAATGTTAAAGGTTTATTAATGAGTATATTGTTCTGGGGAGGGATTTGGGGTTTTGCTGAAGCAACTTTAGGCTACTTACTTAATTTAAGTCCCCTTGGACTTAGCGGGAGCATCATGTTTCCTATTGGATTTTATATTTTACAAAAAGCCTATAAAGAGAGCAATCATTTATCAGTCATCTTTTATTCTGGTTTAGTTGCAGGATCTATCAAACTAATTAACTTATTCTTACCTTTGTCACACCCGGTAAAAGTCATCAATCCGGCTTTTGCAATTGTTCTTGAAGGGTTGAGTGTAATGGCTCTTGTGGCGTGGTCAGTTAAGAAAAATAAAGAAATTAGCTTTACAGGTGCACTTTTAGCCGGATTCTCGTGGAGATTTATTTATTTTATTGATGCTGTTATTTTATATTTTATTGGTATTCCTTCTCGCATGATAGAAAAAGGACCTAATGAGTATTTATGGAACTTTTTAATTCTAAATAGTGTGGTTAACGCAGTTATTATTACAGCTATGGTTAAAGCCGAAAAAAGCGGTAAAACAATAAAGCTTCCAATGTTAAAAATCCAGCCTGTAACCGCGGTGTGTTCATTACTTATAGCGATAGGTACACAACTACTTTTCTCATTAATATAGGCTGAAATTTGGTACATATAGTAACAGGGGATAAGAACTCAGGAAAAACAACTAAAATAAAAAACCTCTATGCAGCTCATGGCGGGGATGGTTTTATATCCAATAAAATTATTCAGAACGGCATTTTTTATGGCTATCAATTAACTAGATTATCTTCTGGTGAAAGTATAGACTTTATTTATGAAAATAAATACGCGCCAGTCCACTGGGAAGACACCCTAAAGAATATCCGTTTTACATTTTATAGGCCTGCATTTGATACTGCATACCATTGGATGCATGCAATCATACGTAATGAAGATTCTCCTATATATATTGATGAAGTGGGTAAACTCGAATTAAATAAACAGGGATTTTATGAAATGATCAAAGATGTT
Protein-coding sequences here:
- a CDS encoding SulP family inorganic anion transporter; translation: MLHTLKPKFLSTLKGYSKEQFFKDITAGIIVAIIALPLSIALAIASGVSPEKGLHTAIIAGFLISFLGGSRVQIGGPTGAFMVIVYGIVTQFGFNGLIIATILAGIIMILMGVLRLGSIIKFIPYPITTGFTSGIAVVIFTSQIKDFLGLNIAEVPVEFLDKWERYIQTFSTINIQTTLIGLLALGIIIFWPKVTRKIPGALVALIITSVLVKLLNMDVATIGSQFGELSSDLPSISIPEITIEQIKLLIAPAFTIAILGSIESLLSAVVADGMIGSKHRSNMELVAQGIANIASGLFGGIPATGAIARTIANIKNGGRTPVAGMVHAITLLLIMVVFMPLAKMIPLTALAAILIVVAYNMSEWREFLEVFKSPKSDISVLLVTFFVTVLIDLVIAIEISMVLAVFLFMKRMADVSNIKISDLDASEENEKSEEEDGFRRKNKANKDNALKGIQVYEINGPFFFGATDKFLEALNGLGYKTKILIVDMKNVPAMDGTALHVFKRMMKTCLKRNICVFIAGVNEQPLNLLKKAEIYGMLIGEECFFENMDEAIQVASQDLSYTADRA
- a CDS encoding uracil-xanthine permease family protein gives rise to the protein MEKGSIYELDGGVPLKQAIPLGLQHVLAMFVGNVSPLIIVAGLLNMPSEQKTMLIQNAMFIAGLITLIQLYPIGRVGSRLPIVMGTSSGFVPTIRAAAGIYGYGAVLGASLVGGLFESILGFFIKPLRKIFPPIVTGTVVISIGLSLIPIGITYFAGGFGASDFGSVSNLFLGSVVIVVILFCMQFTKGFFKVSAVLTGIVAGYILAILMGKVDFTPIAQADWFSLPKAFMYKMEFKIGAIIPMCIMYIATTVETIGDISAVTAGGLNREATDRELAGGVLADGVGSMIAAFFGVLPNTSFSQNVGLIGMTKVVNRFSIMTGAVILILAGFFPKLGGIISAVPQSVLGGATIIMFSMIAISGMQLIFKQNMYGRNAVIVAVALGLGLGLGSTPDALQHLPEWTKLVFAQNGIVVAFIVAVILNLILPQDKKEKAEEGIAFH
- a CDS encoding FAD binding domain-containing protein translates to MFSLKEYITAKSLQEAYELLNKNKNNVVLGGLLWLKMGNKNYNMGIDLSQLGLDTIIENESQIEIGCMTTLRQIETSSVLNTYFDGIVAGSVKDIVGVQFRNCATMGGSVYSRFGFSDLLTALLALDTYVHMHAGGTIPLEKFINMPYQKDILVKIVIKKNGCQASYNSHRMTATDFPILAVAISRCATNWKIAVGARPNKAALATRASTLLPQNPTKEDIESACEAVTHELNFGTNLRGSAAYRKQLAKVLVKRGVEEICR
- a CDS encoding (2Fe-2S)-binding protein, yielding MQIKCYINNRLFNENIEPDMLLIDFLRHVGFLSVKRGCDTANCGLCTVWVNEKPVLSCSVLAASVSGKRITTLEGVEDEAIAFGQFIANEGAEQCGYCSPGFIMNVLAMKRELKEPTEEAIKHYLSGNLCRCTGYMGQLRAIKKFLQHGRDGA
- a CDS encoding xanthine dehydrogenase family protein molybdopterin-binding subunit, yielding MKVVNQSITKLDAMALVTGKPVYTNDIAPKNCLIVKVLRSPHAYAKILNIKTDTALKVPGIECILTYKDVPNKRFTMAGQSYPEPSPYDRLILDQYVRYVGDPVAIVAGDNEKAVKKALRLIKVEYEVFKPVLDPEEAIDNSTVIHTEDDYHVNYDMGNDVKRNLCCSGGFESGNVDAEFEKCDVIVDEVYHTKANNQAMMETFATYTHMDYNGRLNIISSTQIPFHVRRIAARALDIPKTKVRVIKPRIGGGFGAKQTVVSELFPSLVTLKTGKPAKMIFDRYETFAASTSRHEMKIRAKVGADRDGNIKAIHITTLSNTGAYGEHGPTTVGLSGHKTMSLYNKAAAFKFEFNVVYTNTMSAGAFRGYGATQGTFALESAINELAAKLDMDPIALRQKNLLEEGEVLTAYHGETLRSCTLNRCINKGKELIKWDEKYPYKKISDHKVRAVGTAITMQGSGIAGLDIASVQIRLNDDGFYTLLIGATDMGTGCDTILGQMAAECLECDMDKIVVNGVDTDQSPYDTGSYASSTTYVTGMSVIKACEKLKEQMLTEASKILKVEKDTLEFDGQKIYNEEKSITLDRLAQELVVGDGNYLMVTASHSSPYSPPPFMAGFVEIELDTETGKIDIIDYFGIVDCGTPINPKLARIQVEGGIVQGIGMALYEDITYTPSGKMKNNSFMQYKIPSRRDVGNIQVAFESSFEPTGPFGAKSIGEVVINTPPPAIAHAVSNAAGVNIRSLPITSEKILKEIMAKY
- the mocA gene encoding molybdenum cofactor cytidylyltransferase, which gives rise to MINAIIMASGYSSRMKQNKLLLEYRGKTLIQQTVDTILKCNFSQVILVVRNNELLQLKTNNSLKVIENKNAYRGISESIKLGLKYADDCDGYMFFTIDQPLLDPIIINKLVHSFDEDQHAIVVPRYRGKRGSPVIFPKRFKQELMDLEGDTGGKIIINRYLEQVRFVEINDEKSLFDVDTQEDYKKLLQWDDSQ
- a CDS encoding carboxymuconolactone decarboxylase family protein translates to MNDYFDNLDVIEKNLKYLTENHGEIYEAYEKFGGLVHEKGGPIDAKTRWLIKIALSTSSQYEYALRTHILKALKSGCTKEEIEHAILLVAPTCGFPKMMQGLLILRHITGDKKR
- a CDS encoding nucleoside-triphosphatase — protein: MVHIVTGDKNSGKTTKIKNLYAAHGGDGFISNKIIQNGIFYGYQLTRLSSGESIDFIYENKYAPVHWEDTLKNIRFTFYRPAFDTAYHWMHAIIRNEDSPIYIDEVGKLELNKQGFYEMIKDVVNSNKEIYIALRELYLVQFLEAFTITEYAIIKVS